The Cloeon dipterum chromosome 3, ieCloDipt1.1, whole genome shotgun sequence genome includes a region encoding these proteins:
- the Atg9 gene encoding autophagy-related protein 9A gives MTTTLEHGYQPIQSYDMEGPEETPHEIQVVPEGSKSRWNHIEDLDSFFTRMYQYHQRNGIVCIALNEIFQLGQFAFIVLLTTYLAHCVDYPVLFKNKILPNNTKVELSDVFLPLDECTDQISGFFWLLILLAFTFWCIMTLRTLLHLGQQWEMKHFYASALKITDDELQNLTWHQVQQKVREVQKEHEMCIHKPDLSELDIYHRILRFKNYKIAMVNKSLLPVKLQVPFVGEVIFMTQGLKFNLDILLFYGPWAPFENNWHLKEDYKKVAKRKDLAETLSRSILYAGIINLMLCPMILLWQVLHTFFSYAEAIKRDPSSLGMRSWSYYGRLYFRHFNELDHELHARLTRAYRPAAKYMDSFVSPLGTIIAQNLAFVVGSIGAVILALSAYDQDVLLVDHVLTILSICGLVYATCRSMIPDQNMVWCPETLLTKVLAHVHYQPDNWRGQAHTHNVRQEFAQLFQLRAVSLLEEMLSPILTPYVLCFHLRHKALDIVDFFRNFTVEVVGVGDVCSFAQMDVRKHGNATWQTSVHSGDEPLPSDANQYTQAEDGKTELSLVHFTLTNPMWQPPADADKFVQTFRQQALKDAAAGTVAGQMNNPLFASINSVSSLGTGYSTIFSSIRVGPQAQQLFRSEMMGGPASMSGYLPAEKPSKLRGCINRSEGPLEGSDRGLLFSLTQGNSSLGNSMMIPETRTDMQNSEFATADMCLTTLCLHEMHQRQVRRRVGNILETSNRSMWQRPHQDMPGISELPDEQRSAERLPLLKPRTNPFISDATDNS, from the exons ATGACCACCACCTTGGAGCACGGTTACCAGCCCATCCAGTCTTACGACATGGAGGGCCCCGAGGAAACCCCGCACGAAATCCAAGTCGTGCCCGAGGGCAGCAAAA GTCGATGGAATCACATCGAGGACCTGGACTCGTTCTTTACTCGCATGTACCAATACCACCAGAGGAATGGCATCGTCTGTATCGCCCTTAATGAGATTTTCCAACTCGGACAGTTTGCCTTCATCGTCCTGCTGACCACGTACCTGGCGCACTGCGTGGATTACCCCGTCCTCTTCAA gAACAAAATTCTTCCGAACAACACAAAAGTCGAGCTGTCGGACGTCTTTTTACCGCTAGATGAGTGCACTGACCAAATATCAGGCTTCTTTTGGCTCCTCATATTGCTGGCTTTCACCTTTTGGTGTATAATGACGTTGAGAACTTTGCTCCACCTTGGCCAGCAATGGGAAATGAAACACTTTTACGCATCTGCACTAAAAATCACAGAC GATGAGCTTCAGAATTTGACGTGGCATCAGGTCCAGCAAAAGGTCAGAGAAGTTCAGAAAGAGCATGAAATGTGCATCCACAAGCCAGACTTGTCAGAACTGGATATTTATCATAGAATACTTAG ATTTAAGAACTACAAGATAGCCATGGTGAACAAATCTTTACTTCCAGTCAAACTTCAAGTGCCATTTGTGGGAGAGGTCATATTTATGACTCAGGGACTGAAATTCAACCTAGATATACTTCTCTTtt atggTCCGTGGGCGCCTTTTGAGAACAATTGGCACTTGAAAGAAGACTACAAGAAGGTGGCTAAGCGAAAAGATCTGGCTGAGACTCTTTCGCGCAGCATCCTTTACGCGGGCATCATAAACCTCATGCTTTGCCCAATGATCCTGCTCTGGCAAGTGTTGCACACGTTTTTCAGCTACGCAGAAGCGATTAAGCGCGACCCTAGCTCGCTGGGCATGCGCTCCTGGTCGTACTACGGCCGACTCTACTTCCGACACTTCAACGAACTCGACCACGAGCTCCACGCAAGGCTGACCAGGGCCTACCGGCCTGCAGCTAAATACATGGATAGTTTTGTCTCGCCCCTTGGCACCATCATAGCCCA gaATCTGGCTTTTGTGGTTGGATCAATTGGTGCAGTTATTCTGGCTCTTAGTGCTTATGACCAGGATGTCCTTTTGGTTGACCATGTTTTAACTATTCTCTCTATCTGCGGTCTGGTATACGCAACTTGCAG GTCCATGATTCCCGACCAAAACATGGTGTGGTGTCCAGAGACGCTTTTGACAAAGGTTCTGGCGCACGTCCACTATCAGCCCGACAATTGGAGAGGCCAAGCTCACACTCATAATGTGAGGCAAGAATTCGCACAACTGTTTCAGCTGCGAGCT gtGAGTTTGTTGGAGGAAATGTTGTCCCCAATTCTGACGCCGTACGTGCTGTGTTTCCACCTGCGTCACAAGGCGCTGGACATTGTTGACTTCTTCAGAAACTTCACGGTTGAGGTTGTAGGGGTCGGAGACGTGTGCTCCTTCGCGCAGATGGACGTGAGGAAGCACGGAAACGCTACCTGGCAGACTTCCGTCCATTCTGGAGACGAGCCTCTGCCCTCTGATGCCAATCAGTACACTCAG GCTGAGGATGGAAAAACGGAGCTTTCACTGGTGCACTTTACTCTGACAAATCCTATGTGGCAGCCTCCAGCCGACGCTGACAAATTCGTGCAAACGTTCAGACAACAAGCTCTGAAAGATGCTGCTGCAGGCACAGTGGCTGGACAAATGAACAACCCACTTTTTGCCTCTATCAACTCAGTCTCTTCTCTTGGCACTGgg tacTCGACGATATTTTCGAGTATTCGAGTCGGTCCCCAAGCGCAGCAGCTCTTCCGCTCGGAGATGATGGGCGGTCCCGCTTCCATGTCAGGCTACTTGCCTGCCGAGAAACCCAGTAAACTGCGGGGCTGCATCAACAGGTCTGAAGGCCCGCTTGAGGGATCAGACAGAGGCCTGCTGTTCAGCCTGACACAGGGCAACTCGTCGCTCGGCAACTCCATGATGATCCCTGAGACCAGGACTGATATGCAGAATTCTGAGTTTGCAACGGCCGACATGTGCCTGACCACTCTCTGCTTGCATGAGATGCACCAACGACAg GTGAGGCGTCGAGTGGGAAATATCCTCGAGACCAGCAACCGATCGATGTGGCAGCGGCCGCACCAAGACATGCCGGGCATCTCGGAATTGCCCGACGAGCAGAGGTCGGCGGAGAGATTGCCTTTGCTCAAGCCGAGAACCAATCCGTTCATCTCGGACGCCACCGACAACTCTTGA